A stretch of Episyrphus balteatus chromosome 2, idEpiBalt1.1, whole genome shotgun sequence DNA encodes these proteins:
- the LOC129912272 gene encoding diacylglycerol lipase-alpha isoform X1, with product MPGLVVFRRRWSVGSDDLIVPGAFLLTIHVLCMIALCTSLIIFVYDTEVLSIKFLWYYQLSYVVILGLTICIELAICIISMRGSILDSEVRTSINIWIYIKSFVILFDITWLVLGVIWIKQYYLNAPMDAAKKIFLALVICNWSLVLTTLITIWCTFDTAGRSWVKMKKYQRSMRETESRFNYKRSNSMNRNWRQRKVIRAYQDSWDHRCRLLFCCMGSSEQNKNSFTDIARLLSDFFRELDVVPSDVVAGLVLLRKFQKLEREAIVRQRKNGTYEFLSGVPITEHTQFLALNDTKNYDFFQTVIHYMYFAQGAYGWPMYFMIHRSGLWHLLPEMRCLGCCCGHSDDVEIIQDNCWYCNYAALKKTLQVGDIEIIYVTYHVDVGETPFFVAVDYTQKKVVISIRGTLSMKDILTDLNAEGEVLPLNPPRDDWLGHKGMVQAAIYIKNKLEEENLIQKALTHNPARNTQTFGLVLVGHSLGAGTASILAILLKPEYPTLQCFSYSPPGGLLSMPAVEYSKSFITSVVLGKDVVPRIGLHQMEALRADLINAIQRSVDPKWKTISCSMICCCCGPEPTSVVEMSGKDTHINQYQEERGTARTTSAHPTDSSIALTLHQPLYPPGRIIHIVRHHPKPDEQIYDSGWRHVLKNKEPVYQAIWADSTDFDEVLISPVMLQDHMPDKVLAALKKVVTTSGPRKPQRQTSNAFQTLPNDATLEHLLTSNGLHSTTNYCSNNQRAQSPISNITNSVSTPNTTHKLCLETSFTNLQSPIDMHPSLPLSCGAGSSKASSIAGSLFGRSQMSSSMQQYDISSMMDESQATCGTNGRSPSVPSEATTVIMTDCPPLDCPILHKPKAVAFDMALNFSDITKSPSPKLPAKSILHRQQSARAGKKPTSLPLAPLRRASDCPKAVDLIHDDWFGLAPLASPETLSEISSISSRTSAAMSLANSIERYLQNMSISENGNQELMEDIYESQLHTPKILRRAPKLTENLSSCADDSRYQDQYKRMGQVFVTFPRVIPMRNNSREDSSDESFESAFSHSKTLPNKKRKNSSKSADQIDDNGSSATNKKLGKKLTFSDSQILDRECVSSCPGCPCRSGSTCCQLEDHSECQVLMAPQSQINIGSLDTYYSANSSLDRFSTPQNLIRLHQSPPSTQNTPPPSSNGHHVAAADTTAAVDQRRPGVLESHFPVYDPLVVDTTSEDVSLLSQESSPNPHQPSSTTTNNFIQVQKRSGLMRKRNSTEERIFSRNESLPLLANLSERTSSASPSPSFVKRKSCVYPVNSSKFSGSSNGSTGSVKAFVSTAATTSSKNESSV from the exons ATTACGTGGTTAGTCTTAGGTGTTATATGGATAAAACAATACTACTTAAATGCTCCAATGGATGCAGCTAAGAAGATTTTTttag ctctAGTTATATGCAATTGGTCGTTAGTGTTAACAACTCTTATTACAATTTGGTGCACATTTGACACTGCCGGCCGATCGTGggtcaaaatgaaaaaataccaACGATCAATGAGGGAGACTGAGTCTAGATTTAATTACAAGCGAAGTAATAGTATGAATCGTAATTGGAGACAAAg AAAAGTAATCCGAGCCTATCAAGACAGTTGGGACCATAGATGTCGACTGCTATTCTGTTGTATGGGCTCAtcggaacaaaataaaaattcattcacAGATATTGCTCGACTTTTGAGTGATTTTTTTCGTGAATTAGATGTTGTTCCATCAGATGTGGTAGCTGGTTTGGTTTTGTTGAGaaagtttcaaaaacttgaaaGGGAAGCAATTGTGAGACag AGAAAAAACGGAACATACGAGTTTCTGAGTGGAGTACCAATCACAGAGCACACACAGTTCCTAGCTTTAAACGATACCAAAAACTATGATTTCTTTCAAACAGTCATCCATTACATGTACTTCGCACAAGGTGCCTACGGTTGGCCCATGTACTTCATGATACACCGGTCCGGATTGTGGCATCTCTTGCCTGAAATGCG CTGCCTAGGTTGCTGTTGTGGCCACAGCGATGATGTTGAAATAATCCAAGACAACTGTTGGTATTGCAACTATGCCGCCCTAAAAAAGACTCTACAAGTAGGTGACATCGAAATCATTTATGTCACGTATCATGTCGATGTTGGTGAGACACCATTTTTCGTCGCTGTCGACTACACACAAAAGAAGGTCGTCATCAGCATACGTGGCACACTGAGCATGAAAGATATTTTAACCGATCTAAATGCCGAGGGTGAGGTATTGCCTTTAAATCCACCTAGAGACGATTGGCTGGGCCACAAGGGAATGGTTCAGGCGGccatttatatcaaaaataagtTGGAAGAAGAAAATCTCATCCAAAAAGCCCTAACACACAATCCTGCCAGGAATACACAAACATTTGGTTTAGTTTTAGTGGGCCATTCGTTGGGTGCTGGGACAGCATCCATTCTTGCCATACTCCTTAAACCGGAGTATCCGACATTGCAGTGCTTTAGTTATTCCCCACCAGGTGGGCTTTTAag TATGCCTGCTGTAGAGTATTCGAAATCCTTTATTACGTCTGTGGTGCTGGGGAAGGATGTTGTTCCAAGGATAGGTCTACATCAGATGGAGGCGCTTCGTGCCGATTTGATAAATGCAATACAAAGAAGCGTCGACCCTAAA TGGAAGACTATATCCTGTTCAATGATATGTTGTTGCTGTGGACCGGAGCCAACGTCCGTTGTTGAGATGTCTGGCAAGGATACCCATATAAACCAGTATCAAGAG GAACGTGGTACAGCAAGGACGACAAGTGCTCATCCTACAGACAGTTCAATAGCTTTAACACTACATCAACCACTATATCCGCCCGGAAGGATAATACACATTGTTCGACACCATCCAAAGCCCGATGA ACAAATTTACGATAGTGGCTGGAG ACACGTGCTTAAAAACAAAGAACCCGTCTATCAGGCTATCTGGGCCGACTCAACAGACTTTGATGAAGTACTTATCTCACCTGTAATGTTGCAGGATCATATGCCCGATAAAGTTTTGGCGGCATTAAAAAAG GTTGTAACTACAAGCGGTCCCAGAAAACCCCAAAGACAAACATCGAATGCCTTTCAAACATTACCCAATGATGCAACATTAGAACATTTGCTCACCTCAAATGGCCTACATTCAACCACCAATTACTGTTCAAACAATCAACGGGCTCAGAGTCCCATTTCAAATATAACCAACTCCGTATCAACTCCCAACACTACACACAAACTCTGCCTCGAAACTTCATTCACCAATTTGCAGAGCCCCATCGATATGCACCCATCGCTGCCTCTATCCTGCGGAGCAGGATCTAGCAAAGCATCCTCCATAGCGGGTAGTCTGTTTGGTCGCAGTCAAATGAGCTCTTCAATGCAGCAATACGACATATCAAGCATGATGGATGAGAGTCAAGCGACATGCGGCACAAATGGCCGCAGTCCATCTGTACCTAGCGAAGCTACAACTGTCATAATGACAGATTGTCCACCCTTGGACTGTCCTATTTTGCACAAACCGAAGGCGGTCGCCTTTGATATGGCCCTAAACTTTTCAGATATTACCAAATCACCGTCCCCAAAATTACCCGCCAAGAGTATACTTCATCGGCAGCAATCAGCGCGAGCGGGTAAAAAGCCAACAAGTCTGCCTCTAGCCCCTCTTCGAAGGGCATCAGACTGCCCCAAAGCTGTGGATCTAATCCATGATGACTGGTTCGGACTGGCTCCATTGGCCAGTCCTGAAACACTGTCTGAGATCTCAAGTATTTCGTCCCGCACAAGTGCTGCCATGAGTCTGGCCAACAGTATCGAAAGGTATCTGCAGAACATGTCCATAAGCGAAAATGGCAACCAAGAACTGATGGAGGATATTTACGAGTCTCAACTGCACACGCCTAAAATTCTCCGACGAGCTCCGAAACTCACAGAGAACTTATCAAGCTGTGCAGATGATTCCCGGTATCAAGACCAATACAAACGGATGGGTCAAGTATTTGTAACATTCCCACGGGTGATACCAATGCGAAATAATAGCCGGGAGGATTCTAGCGACGAAAGCTTTGAATCTGCATTTAGCCATTCGAAAACCCTCCCGAATAAGAAACGGAAAAACAGCTCCAAATCTGCCGATCAGATCGATGATAACGGCTCATCAGCGACCAATAAAAAGCTTGGGAAGAAGCTTACTTTCAGTGATAGTCAAATACTCGATCGAGAATGTGTAAGTTCCTGTCCCGGCTGTCCATGTCGCAGTGGCTCCACCTGTTGTCAACTAGAAGATCACAGTGAATGCCAAGTTTTAATGGCGCCACAATCGCAGATCAATATTGGATCACTGGACACCTATTACAGTGCCAATTCGTCCCTGGATCGATTTTCGACACCGCAAAACCTCATCCGTCTGCATCAGTCTCCACCTTCCACACAAAATACTCCTCCGCCATCATCGAATGGTCATCATGTTGCTGCTGCTGATACAACGGCGGCGGTGGATCAACGCCGTCCTGGTGTGTTAGAATCACACTTTCCTGTTTACGATCCACTTGTAGTCGATACAACTTCGGAAGATGTTTCACTTTTGTCACAAGAATCATCACCAAATCCCCATCAACCATCATCAACTACAACTAACAATTTCATTCAAGTACAAAAACGTTCAGGCCTAATGCGCAAGCGTAATTCCACCGAAGAACGAATATTTTCGCGTAACGAATCACTACCGCTTTTGGCTAATTTGTCAGAAAGGACGTCATCAGCTTCGCCATCGCCAAGTTTTGTCAAACGGAAAAGTTGTGTATATCCGGTGAATAGTAGTAAATTTAGTGGGAGTAGTAATGGATCGACGGGAAGTGTGAAAGCGTTTGTATCGACGGCAGCGACGACATCAAGTAAAAACGAAAGTAGTGTCTAA
- the LOC129912272 gene encoding diacylglycerol lipase-alpha isoform X2, translated as MPGLVVFRRRWSVGSDDLIVPGAFLLTIHVLCMIALCTSLIIFVYDTEVLSIKFLWYYQLSYVVILGLTICIELAICIISMRGSILDSEVRTSINIWIYIKSFVILFDITWLVLGVIWIKQYYLNAPMDAAKKIFLALVICNWSLVLTTLITIWCTFDTAGRSWVKMKKYQRSMRETESRFNYKRSNSMNRNWRQRKVIRAYQDSWDHRCRLLFCCMGSSEQNKNSFTDIARLLSDFFRELDVVPSDVVAGLVLLRKFQKLEREAIVRQRKNGTYEFLSGVPITEHTQFLALNDTKNYDFFQTVIHYMYFAQGAYGWPMYFMIHRSGLWHLLPEMRCLGCCCGHSDDVEIIQDNCWYCNYAALKKTLQVGDIEIIYVTYHVDVGETPFFVAVDYTQKKVVISIRGTLSMKDILTDLNAEGEVLPLNPPRDDWLGHKGMVQAAIYIKNKLEEENLIQKALTHNPARNTQTFGLVLVGHSLGAGTASILAILLKPEYPTLQCFSYSPPGGLLSMPAVEYSKSFITSVVLGKDVVPRIGLHQMEALRADLINAIQRSVDPKWKTISCSMICCCCGPEPTSVVEMSGKDTHINQYQEERGTARTTSAHPTDSSIALTLHQPLYPPGRIIHIVRHHPKPDEHVLKNKEPVYQAIWADSTDFDEVLISPVMLQDHMPDKVLAALKKVVTTSGPRKPQRQTSNAFQTLPNDATLEHLLTSNGLHSTTNYCSNNQRAQSPISNITNSVSTPNTTHKLCLETSFTNLQSPIDMHPSLPLSCGAGSSKASSIAGSLFGRSQMSSSMQQYDISSMMDESQATCGTNGRSPSVPSEATTVIMTDCPPLDCPILHKPKAVAFDMALNFSDITKSPSPKLPAKSILHRQQSARAGKKPTSLPLAPLRRASDCPKAVDLIHDDWFGLAPLASPETLSEISSISSRTSAAMSLANSIERYLQNMSISENGNQELMEDIYESQLHTPKILRRAPKLTENLSSCADDSRYQDQYKRMGQVFVTFPRVIPMRNNSREDSSDESFESAFSHSKTLPNKKRKNSSKSADQIDDNGSSATNKKLGKKLTFSDSQILDRECVSSCPGCPCRSGSTCCQLEDHSECQVLMAPQSQINIGSLDTYYSANSSLDRFSTPQNLIRLHQSPPSTQNTPPPSSNGHHVAAADTTAAVDQRRPGVLESHFPVYDPLVVDTTSEDVSLLSQESSPNPHQPSSTTTNNFIQVQKRSGLMRKRNSTEERIFSRNESLPLLANLSERTSSASPSPSFVKRKSCVYPVNSSKFSGSSNGSTGSVKAFVSTAATTSSKNESSV; from the exons ATTACGTGGTTAGTCTTAGGTGTTATATGGATAAAACAATACTACTTAAATGCTCCAATGGATGCAGCTAAGAAGATTTTTttag ctctAGTTATATGCAATTGGTCGTTAGTGTTAACAACTCTTATTACAATTTGGTGCACATTTGACACTGCCGGCCGATCGTGggtcaaaatgaaaaaataccaACGATCAATGAGGGAGACTGAGTCTAGATTTAATTACAAGCGAAGTAATAGTATGAATCGTAATTGGAGACAAAg AAAAGTAATCCGAGCCTATCAAGACAGTTGGGACCATAGATGTCGACTGCTATTCTGTTGTATGGGCTCAtcggaacaaaataaaaattcattcacAGATATTGCTCGACTTTTGAGTGATTTTTTTCGTGAATTAGATGTTGTTCCATCAGATGTGGTAGCTGGTTTGGTTTTGTTGAGaaagtttcaaaaacttgaaaGGGAAGCAATTGTGAGACag AGAAAAAACGGAACATACGAGTTTCTGAGTGGAGTACCAATCACAGAGCACACACAGTTCCTAGCTTTAAACGATACCAAAAACTATGATTTCTTTCAAACAGTCATCCATTACATGTACTTCGCACAAGGTGCCTACGGTTGGCCCATGTACTTCATGATACACCGGTCCGGATTGTGGCATCTCTTGCCTGAAATGCG CTGCCTAGGTTGCTGTTGTGGCCACAGCGATGATGTTGAAATAATCCAAGACAACTGTTGGTATTGCAACTATGCCGCCCTAAAAAAGACTCTACAAGTAGGTGACATCGAAATCATTTATGTCACGTATCATGTCGATGTTGGTGAGACACCATTTTTCGTCGCTGTCGACTACACACAAAAGAAGGTCGTCATCAGCATACGTGGCACACTGAGCATGAAAGATATTTTAACCGATCTAAATGCCGAGGGTGAGGTATTGCCTTTAAATCCACCTAGAGACGATTGGCTGGGCCACAAGGGAATGGTTCAGGCGGccatttatatcaaaaataagtTGGAAGAAGAAAATCTCATCCAAAAAGCCCTAACACACAATCCTGCCAGGAATACACAAACATTTGGTTTAGTTTTAGTGGGCCATTCGTTGGGTGCTGGGACAGCATCCATTCTTGCCATACTCCTTAAACCGGAGTATCCGACATTGCAGTGCTTTAGTTATTCCCCACCAGGTGGGCTTTTAag TATGCCTGCTGTAGAGTATTCGAAATCCTTTATTACGTCTGTGGTGCTGGGGAAGGATGTTGTTCCAAGGATAGGTCTACATCAGATGGAGGCGCTTCGTGCCGATTTGATAAATGCAATACAAAGAAGCGTCGACCCTAAA TGGAAGACTATATCCTGTTCAATGATATGTTGTTGCTGTGGACCGGAGCCAACGTCCGTTGTTGAGATGTCTGGCAAGGATACCCATATAAACCAGTATCAAGAG GAACGTGGTACAGCAAGGACGACAAGTGCTCATCCTACAGACAGTTCAATAGCTTTAACACTACATCAACCACTATATCCGCCCGGAAGGATAATACACATTGTTCGACACCATCCAAAGCCCGATGA ACACGTGCTTAAAAACAAAGAACCCGTCTATCAGGCTATCTGGGCCGACTCAACAGACTTTGATGAAGTACTTATCTCACCTGTAATGTTGCAGGATCATATGCCCGATAAAGTTTTGGCGGCATTAAAAAAG GTTGTAACTACAAGCGGTCCCAGAAAACCCCAAAGACAAACATCGAATGCCTTTCAAACATTACCCAATGATGCAACATTAGAACATTTGCTCACCTCAAATGGCCTACATTCAACCACCAATTACTGTTCAAACAATCAACGGGCTCAGAGTCCCATTTCAAATATAACCAACTCCGTATCAACTCCCAACACTACACACAAACTCTGCCTCGAAACTTCATTCACCAATTTGCAGAGCCCCATCGATATGCACCCATCGCTGCCTCTATCCTGCGGAGCAGGATCTAGCAAAGCATCCTCCATAGCGGGTAGTCTGTTTGGTCGCAGTCAAATGAGCTCTTCAATGCAGCAATACGACATATCAAGCATGATGGATGAGAGTCAAGCGACATGCGGCACAAATGGCCGCAGTCCATCTGTACCTAGCGAAGCTACAACTGTCATAATGACAGATTGTCCACCCTTGGACTGTCCTATTTTGCACAAACCGAAGGCGGTCGCCTTTGATATGGCCCTAAACTTTTCAGATATTACCAAATCACCGTCCCCAAAATTACCCGCCAAGAGTATACTTCATCGGCAGCAATCAGCGCGAGCGGGTAAAAAGCCAACAAGTCTGCCTCTAGCCCCTCTTCGAAGGGCATCAGACTGCCCCAAAGCTGTGGATCTAATCCATGATGACTGGTTCGGACTGGCTCCATTGGCCAGTCCTGAAACACTGTCTGAGATCTCAAGTATTTCGTCCCGCACAAGTGCTGCCATGAGTCTGGCCAACAGTATCGAAAGGTATCTGCAGAACATGTCCATAAGCGAAAATGGCAACCAAGAACTGATGGAGGATATTTACGAGTCTCAACTGCACACGCCTAAAATTCTCCGACGAGCTCCGAAACTCACAGAGAACTTATCAAGCTGTGCAGATGATTCCCGGTATCAAGACCAATACAAACGGATGGGTCAAGTATTTGTAACATTCCCACGGGTGATACCAATGCGAAATAATAGCCGGGAGGATTCTAGCGACGAAAGCTTTGAATCTGCATTTAGCCATTCGAAAACCCTCCCGAATAAGAAACGGAAAAACAGCTCCAAATCTGCCGATCAGATCGATGATAACGGCTCATCAGCGACCAATAAAAAGCTTGGGAAGAAGCTTACTTTCAGTGATAGTCAAATACTCGATCGAGAATGTGTAAGTTCCTGTCCCGGCTGTCCATGTCGCAGTGGCTCCACCTGTTGTCAACTAGAAGATCACAGTGAATGCCAAGTTTTAATGGCGCCACAATCGCAGATCAATATTGGATCACTGGACACCTATTACAGTGCCAATTCGTCCCTGGATCGATTTTCGACACCGCAAAACCTCATCCGTCTGCATCAGTCTCCACCTTCCACACAAAATACTCCTCCGCCATCATCGAATGGTCATCATGTTGCTGCTGCTGATACAACGGCGGCGGTGGATCAACGCCGTCCTGGTGTGTTAGAATCACACTTTCCTGTTTACGATCCACTTGTAGTCGATACAACTTCGGAAGATGTTTCACTTTTGTCACAAGAATCATCACCAAATCCCCATCAACCATCATCAACTACAACTAACAATTTCATTCAAGTACAAAAACGTTCAGGCCTAATGCGCAAGCGTAATTCCACCGAAGAACGAATATTTTCGCGTAACGAATCACTACCGCTTTTGGCTAATTTGTCAGAAAGGACGTCATCAGCTTCGCCATCGCCAAGTTTTGTCAAACGGAAAAGTTGTGTATATCCGGTGAATAGTAGTAAATTTAGTGGGAGTAGTAATGGATCGACGGGAAGTGTGAAAGCGTTTGTATCGACGGCAGCGACGACATCAAGTAAAAACGAAAGTAGTGTCTAA